The Desulfofundulus luciae genome includes a region encoding these proteins:
- a CDS encoding HD domain-containing phosphohydrolase, with protein MQLYGELKYLQKLQETMSRALGLSALIAYPDGRLLTEITNLCSFCALINNNPEGKARCAASRAATVRAAASAGKAVTHTCHAGLVHLATPLNVAGELAAVLMGGSVALQELAKEAVLQLARETGIGHEELLAAAIKVPVWSEERLSAATGMMQAVAETVARLLYTGQELQKKVNELTALFEFSKTVSSSLEVAEAARQGLEAVLGLTGAAGGSVLMLDEAEPGAATAEVAAALEPDNGPGIIPAGEIIAAVGREAAAAHFDDEKNAAEGKRPAVAVPLTVGGRVTGVLTLAGRPGGQHFTGEETVFLTTLGTALGLALENARLFRRVQERAAMLERLLEVGQVVSGSFDADRIIEAALGGVRDVLGARWCVLRLLDESTGDLVLRGNVGMSPGLQVETGRIRPDGNLLGEVLQKGEPVVVEDLADAVTSTRLPYSVPEVRALVVVPVKAGGKTLGTLKIYSPVPRRWSEEEVEYLVIIASQLGLALENARLYSSLRKYYLNVVQALAAALEARDAYTRGHSLRVAKLARLCARLMGLGAEEQEQVYMAGLLHDIGKIGVCENILLKPGPLTPEERKEMQGHPEVGARILEPAGFPGGVTAAVRHHHEDYGGGGYPDGLSGEEIPLLARIIRVTDAYDAMTSARPYRKALTPDQAFNELKRCAGSQFDPRVVEAFLRIPGDEMVNIDGGGGGIATLLAILGEIFFLFKQVR; from the coding sequence ATGCAGCTCTACGGAGAACTAAAATATTTACAAAAACTTCAAGAAACCATGAGCCGGGCTTTGGGACTGTCGGCCCTGATCGCTTACCCGGACGGGCGCCTGCTTACCGAAATCACCAACCTGTGCTCTTTCTGTGCTTTGATAAACAACAACCCGGAAGGAAAGGCCAGGTGTGCGGCTTCGCGGGCAGCCACGGTCAGAGCCGCCGCGAGCGCAGGGAAGGCGGTTACCCACACCTGTCATGCCGGCCTGGTGCACCTGGCAACGCCTTTAAATGTGGCGGGGGAGCTGGCGGCGGTGCTGATGGGCGGCAGTGTGGCGCTGCAGGAGCTTGCAAAAGAAGCAGTGCTGCAACTAGCCCGGGAAACGGGCATTGGCCACGAAGAGCTTCTGGCGGCGGCCATAAAGGTACCAGTCTGGAGTGAAGAGCGGCTCTCGGCTGCCACGGGGATGATGCAGGCAGTGGCGGAGACCGTAGCCCGGCTCCTGTACACCGGGCAAGAACTCCAGAAGAAGGTGAACGAACTTACAGCCCTTTTTGAGTTCAGTAAAACTGTTTCCAGCAGCCTGGAGGTGGCCGAAGCAGCCCGGCAGGGGCTGGAGGCGGTGCTGGGGCTGACCGGGGCCGCCGGCGGCTCGGTGCTTATGCTGGACGAGGCGGAGCCAGGGGCGGCAACCGCCGAAGTGGCGGCCGCTCTGGAGCCGGACAACGGGCCGGGGATTATTCCCGCAGGGGAAATAATAGCCGCGGTCGGGCGGGAAGCTGCCGCCGCGCACTTTGACGATGAAAAAAACGCAGCCGAAGGAAAGCGACCGGCAGTGGCGGTACCTCTTACAGTCGGAGGCAGGGTGACGGGGGTGCTCACCCTGGCGGGCAGGCCGGGAGGGCAGCACTTCACCGGGGAGGAAACTGTTTTCCTGACCACCCTGGGCACCGCTCTGGGCCTGGCGCTGGAGAACGCCCGGCTTTTCCGGAGGGTTCAGGAAAGGGCGGCCATGCTGGAACGGCTGCTCGAGGTAGGACAGGTGGTGTCGGGCAGTTTCGATGCAGACCGGATCATTGAAGCCGCTCTGGGTGGCGTGCGGGATGTGCTGGGCGCCCGGTGGTGTGTGCTGCGGCTGCTTGACGAGAGTACCGGCGACCTGGTGCTCAGGGGTAATGTGGGCATGAGCCCGGGGTTGCAGGTGGAGACGGGCCGTATCCGGCCGGACGGCAATTTGCTGGGCGAGGTGCTCCAAAAGGGGGAGCCTGTGGTCGTGGAGGACCTGGCCGATGCCGTGACGAGTACGCGCCTCCCCTACTCCGTGCCCGAGGTGCGGGCGCTGGTTGTCGTGCCGGTGAAAGCGGGTGGAAAGACCCTGGGCACTTTAAAGATCTATTCTCCCGTGCCGCGGCGCTGGTCGGAAGAGGAAGTCGAATATCTGGTCATCATTGCCTCTCAACTGGGCCTGGCGCTGGAAAACGCCCGCCTGTATTCCTCGCTGCGGAAATATTACCTGAATGTCGTGCAAGCACTGGCGGCTGCCCTGGAGGCCAGGGACGCTTACACCAGGGGTCACTCCTTGAGGGTTGCAAAGCTGGCGCGTTTGTGTGCCCGCCTGATGGGACTCGGTGCCGAAGAACAGGAGCAGGTGTACATGGCCGGGCTCCTGCACGACATCGGCAAAATTGGCGTCTGCGAGAACATTCTTCTCAAGCCGGGTCCCCTCACTCCGGAAGAAAGGAAAGAAATGCAGGGTCACCCCGAAGTGGGGGCCAGGATTCTGGAACCTGCCGGGTTCCCCGGCGGGGTTACGGCAGCCGTGCGGCACCACCACGAAGACTACGGCGGCGGGGGTTACCCGGACGGGCTTTCAGGAGAAGAAATTCCGCTCCTGGCGCGCATAATCCGCGTGACCGACGCATACGACGCCATGACCTCCGCCAGGCCCTACAGGAAAGCACTTACCCCGGACCAGGCGTTCAATGAACTGAAGCGGTGCGCGGGCAGTCAGTTTGACCCCCGGGTAGTGGAGGCTTTCCTGCGAATCCCCGGGGACGAAATGGTAAATATTGACGGGGGGGGGGGGGGGATAGCAACTCTTCTGGCTATTCTGGGAGAAATTTTCTTTTTGTTCAAGCAGGTGCGGTGA
- a CDS encoding methyl-accepting chemotaxis protein: protein MEGKFTGRLQIRMTLLFGLIVLIGCLVLAFISEKRAGSAVESEARDAMLKLARQAAETVDSRVQARIYILETIANRNVIRGIQGDRESTLDEKLKALSSEQKRVEGLGFKQFGIADREGNALFSNGSKVNIADRDYFRAALTGKTVVSSTIISGIDNTVVIAYATPVRHYSTNEITGVLVGVVDGARFSELVGNITYARSGYAFAVDGTGKIIAHKDFEKVRAQENILEQAKSDQSLGTLAAAVSKMARGEEGVADYTLRNQGYIIAYAPVKSTGWSIAVTAPRSEVLQRAAGLRWSMLVASLIIILVTLVLTFIIARAITASLLSGLRKDAETLAKNSETLSAASEEIASSSGEVARAIQQVAAGASDQAGHLQEIVKLMEDITSSLDKVYTELGHVKTNSEQTSRLADVGKKELDILVASIKNVRESFQLVAERLKGLSGSVDQISEILEVINAITDQTNLLALNAAIEAARAGDAGRGFAVVAEEVRKLAEESRASSNKIRVLLDTITSATGEVVNTSEEVSKQVADQLEKVENTVKSFDDILDSVAAITPMIEETYLQMDNTVKAKDIVLERVQNASAVSEETSASAEEIAATAEELSASTQEIASAAQEVLAVAKRLEEQVKV, encoded by the coding sequence ATGGAGGGAAAATTTACGGGAAGGCTGCAAATCAGGATGACTCTTTTATTCGGGTTGATAGTCCTCATCGGGTGCCTGGTGCTGGCGTTTATAAGCGAAAAACGCGCCGGGAGTGCCGTGGAGAGCGAAGCCAGGGATGCCATGCTGAAACTGGCCAGGCAGGCCGCCGAAACCGTGGACAGCCGTGTTCAGGCGCGGATTTACATTCTGGAGACCATAGCCAACCGCAACGTTATCCGCGGTATTCAGGGTGACCGTGAGTCAACGCTGGATGAAAAGTTAAAAGCCCTGTCCAGTGAGCAAAAAAGGGTGGAAGGTCTGGGCTTCAAGCAATTTGGTATTGCGGACAGGGAAGGAAATGCCCTTTTCTCCAATGGAAGTAAGGTTAACATCGCAGACCGTGATTACTTCCGCGCCGCCCTGACGGGTAAAACGGTAGTCTCCAGCACCATTATCAGCGGGATTGACAACACAGTGGTAATTGCCTATGCCACGCCCGTACGCCACTATTCTACCAATGAAATAACCGGCGTCTTGGTAGGTGTGGTGGACGGGGCGAGGTTCAGCGAGCTGGTCGGAAACATCACCTACGCCCGCTCTGGATACGCCTTTGCTGTTGACGGCACCGGTAAGATCATTGCTCATAAGGACTTTGAGAAGGTCAGAGCCCAGGAGAACATTTTGGAGCAGGCCAAATCCGACCAGTCTCTGGGGACCCTGGCGGCAGCAGTCTCCAAAATGGCCAGGGGAGAGGAAGGTGTGGCGGATTACACACTTCGGAACCAGGGGTACATAATAGCCTATGCTCCAGTCAAGAGCACCGGCTGGTCTATAGCGGTCACCGCACCAAGGTCTGAAGTGCTGCAGAGGGCGGCAGGGCTGAGATGGTCCATGCTGGTTGCGTCCCTCATAATAATCCTGGTCACCCTGGTCCTGACCTTTATAATAGCCAGGGCTATTACTGCCTCCCTGCTTTCAGGTCTCAGGAAAGACGCTGAAACCCTGGCGAAAAATTCTGAGACCTTAAGCGCAGCGTCCGAAGAGATTGCCTCTTCTTCCGGAGAGGTGGCCAGGGCCATCCAGCAGGTGGCAGCCGGGGCCTCGGACCAGGCGGGTCACCTGCAGGAAATAGTCAAACTTATGGAGGACATAACCTCCAGCCTGGATAAAGTCTACACTGAGCTCGGCCACGTCAAAACAAACAGTGAACAAACTTCCAGGCTGGCAGATGTGGGCAAGAAAGAGCTGGATATACTGGTTGCATCCATCAAGAACGTGCGCGAATCCTTCCAGTTAGTTGCTGAGAGATTGAAAGGCTTGAGCGGTTCCGTCGACCAGATTAGCGAAATCCTGGAAGTGATCAATGCAATAACGGACCAGACAAATCTCCTGGCGTTGAATGCAGCCATTGAGGCGGCACGTGCAGGGGATGCCGGCCGCGGCTTTGCAGTAGTAGCGGAAGAGGTTCGCAAACTGGCCGAAGAGTCACGGGCGTCTTCTAACAAGATAAGGGTTTTGCTGGACACAATAACCTCGGCAACCGGTGAAGTTGTCAATACTTCAGAGGAAGTGAGCAAGCAGGTAGCTGATCAGCTGGAAAAGGTTGAGAACACAGTTAAGTCCTTCGACGACATACTCGATTCGGTGGCTGCCATTACGCCCATGATCGAGGAAACTTATCTCCAGATGGATAACACTGTGAAGGCTAAGGACATCGTGCTTGAACGGGTCCAGAATGCAAGCGCAGTGTCGGAAGAAACTTCGGCTTCCGCAGAAGAGATTGCGGCCACAGCCGAGGAACTGTCGGCTTCCACCCAGGAGATAGCCTCCGCAGCTCAGGAGGTCCTGGCGGTGGCCAAACGGCTGGAGGAACAGGTCAAGGTATAG
- a CDS encoding S41 family peptidase — protein MQTRIIFLVVALLFFLPVFPAGAGEELERGTAAVAEVMDYVYHYHVARPDVDRLVNGAIDGLLSSLGDPYTEYFTAEDLDNFTNSLEGNFAGIGVELEGWPPYPQVARVLGDSPAYRAGIREKDLIIRVNGEDTAGLTLSQVVEKIRGPAGSRVQLTIRRGGVPDFDVELVREQVSSPSVEWEVLPGNIGYVRVHVFSSRTAEEFGVLMQEFLARGIKGMILDLRNDPGGYLHAAADLAGYFLPAGKVVVTTVDRNGQKEVYYTAGKTPALDLPLVVMVNDMSASSAEVVAAALQDYRRAVLVGDRTFGKGVVQAIIPLETGGALKLTIARCLTPAGRSIDGRGVEPDRWVSTPSLQLVAARQELQPRLPRTVLFNLSGTGVFVNGEKISDHLSPLIQAGETCVPLRFTLEALGFSVHWQHEGHKVLARAGDRELVLDVDMKTAVIGGQKVGLGSLMIRGESIYLPVSLFSRLGVEVEREGEQLKLELLPVKQE, from the coding sequence TTGCAAACAAGAATAATCTTTCTGGTGGTGGCTTTATTATTTTTTCTGCCTGTTTTTCCTGCCGGTGCGGGTGAGGAGCTGGAACGGGGAACTGCTGCGGTAGCAGAGGTAATGGATTATGTTTACCATTACCACGTTGCCCGTCCCGATGTGGACCGGCTGGTGAACGGGGCCATTGATGGCCTTTTAAGCAGCCTGGGTGACCCTTATACGGAATATTTTACAGCCGAAGACCTTGATAATTTTACCAATTCCCTGGAAGGAAATTTCGCGGGAATAGGCGTGGAACTGGAAGGATGGCCCCCTTACCCACAGGTGGCCAGGGTACTGGGTGATTCACCGGCTTACCGGGCCGGAATCAGGGAAAAAGACCTGATTATCCGGGTGAATGGGGAAGATACCGCCGGGTTGACCCTTTCCCAGGTGGTGGAGAAAATTCGCGGCCCTGCCGGTTCCCGGGTGCAGCTGACCATTCGCCGCGGGGGGGTTCCCGATTTCGATGTGGAACTGGTGCGGGAACAAGTGAGCAGTCCCTCGGTTGAATGGGAGGTGCTTCCTGGAAATATCGGCTACGTTAGAGTGCATGTTTTTAGTTCCAGGACGGCTGAGGAATTTGGTGTCCTGATGCAGGAATTCCTGGCCAGGGGAATCAAGGGAATGATCCTTGACCTGCGCAACGATCCGGGGGGATACCTGCATGCTGCCGCTGATCTGGCCGGTTATTTCTTGCCGGCCGGTAAGGTGGTAGTCACCACGGTGGACCGGAATGGCCAGAAGGAAGTTTATTATACCGCCGGTAAAACCCCTGCCCTTGATCTGCCCCTGGTGGTCATGGTCAACGACATGAGCGCCAGTTCCGCCGAAGTTGTGGCCGCGGCGTTGCAGGACTACCGGCGGGCGGTGCTGGTGGGCGACCGTACCTTCGGTAAGGGGGTTGTCCAGGCCATCATTCCCCTGGAAACGGGAGGTGCACTGAAATTAACCATTGCCCGTTGTCTGACTCCAGCAGGCAGGTCAATTGATGGCCGCGGCGTCGAGCCCGACCGGTGGGTTTCCACGCCATCCCTGCAACTGGTGGCTGCCCGGCAGGAATTGCAGCCCCGGTTACCGCGTACCGTATTATTTAATCTATCGGGTACAGGTGTCTTCGTTAACGGGGAAAAAATAAGCGATCATTTATCACCCCTGATTCAGGCCGGGGAAACCTGCGTTCCCCTGCGATTTACCCTGGAGGCTCTGGGGTTCAGCGTCCACTGGCAGCACGAAGGACATAAGGTTTTGGCCCGTGCCGGTGACCGGGAGCTTGTTCTGGACGTAGACATGAAAACGGCCGTAATCGGGGGACAAAAAGTGGGGTTAGGATCTCTCATGATCCGGGGGGAAAGCATATACCTGCCGGTTTCCCTTTTTTCCCGGTTGGGAGTGGAAGTCGAACGGGAGGGGGAACAACTAAAACTGGAATTATTGCCGGTTAAGCAGGAATAA
- a CDS encoding antitoxin Xre/MbcA/ParS toxin-binding domain-containing protein: MGDYLCPCGSGKSYRSCCGMREKVIFLEQYRWRRAGQELRRKLGEFADSQCFAREVVKAQEKYLNCLDPELVDRNDEFTMERCFEWFIFDYVLPDGLTIIETFRQNPDLSEREQALLADWAAARISLYEVLKVLPRRGVVLRDLLQKRELKVHDINAAAELQPGTILLMRVLKVGDEYEFSTSGLALPGFCKDILLKKLRRDLRFYARKRNASTRQVLGDYLRERSHIINAIVVEMGFNYTLPHLIDESEEDGYIPPVNDALFDRISARIAQQITEAVLDEYYDRWIDKPVPALEGKTPREACRTAEGRARLEELFRELELVETSRELKGEPHYDLQKLRRKLGLLPAGGNAGQDVLERENFKKPEDYQWPTVTHADVARGVMEDLRVRGYGPGQVQGALHLWHDYCSKVQPSFRKPELWVATVIYAMARLECDHRISQHELARQYGVAPSSISANFRAMCRALDLVAFDKRYSTRKSPLAGLEEADPLLAQILENLKL, translated from the coding sequence ATGGGTGACTATCTTTGCCCTTGCGGGAGCGGGAAGTCTTATCGTAGCTGCTGTGGTATGAGGGAAAAGGTAATTTTTCTGGAACAGTACAGGTGGCGGCGTGCCGGTCAGGAGTTGCGCCGCAAACTGGGTGAATTTGCCGATAGCCAGTGCTTTGCCCGGGAAGTGGTTAAGGCGCAGGAAAAGTACCTCAATTGTCTTGACCCGGAACTGGTTGACCGCAATGACGAATTTACCATGGAAAGATGCTTTGAATGGTTTATCTTCGATTACGTCCTTCCCGACGGGTTGACCATCATTGAAACTTTCCGGCAGAATCCCGATCTCTCCGAAAGGGAGCAGGCCTTACTGGCAGACTGGGCCGCGGCGAGGATTTCCCTTTATGAAGTGCTAAAGGTTCTGCCCCGTAGAGGAGTTGTATTACGGGATCTCCTTCAGAAAAGAGAATTAAAGGTACATGATATAAATGCGGCTGCCGAGCTTCAACCGGGGACTATCCTGCTTATGCGGGTATTAAAGGTGGGAGATGAGTACGAGTTTTCTACCAGCGGCCTTGCTTTACCTGGTTTCTGCAAGGATATCCTGCTGAAAAAGCTGCGCCGGGACCTGCGGTTTTATGCCCGGAAACGGAATGCTTCCACCAGGCAGGTGCTGGGTGACTACCTGCGGGAACGTTCCCACATCATCAACGCCATCGTGGTGGAGATGGGGTTTAATTATACCCTGCCTCATTTAATTGATGAAAGTGAGGAAGATGGGTATATTCCGCCGGTCAACGATGCCCTGTTTGACAGGATTTCGGCCCGGATTGCCCAGCAGATAACCGAAGCCGTGCTGGATGAATATTATGACCGCTGGATCGATAAGCCTGTTCCGGCCCTGGAAGGGAAAACTCCCCGGGAGGCCTGCCGGACTGCCGAAGGCAGGGCCAGGCTGGAAGAGTTATTTCGCGAACTGGAACTGGTGGAAACCAGCCGGGAATTAAAGGGAGAGCCCCATTACGACCTGCAGAAGCTGCGCCGCAAGCTGGGGCTTTTGCCGGCCGGTGGAAATGCGGGACAGGATGTCCTGGAACGGGAGAACTTTAAAAAGCCCGAGGATTACCAGTGGCCGACGGTAACCCACGCCGATGTGGCCCGGGGTGTGATGGAAGACCTCCGGGTGAGAGGTTACGGGCCGGGCCAGGTCCAGGGGGCACTGCATCTGTGGCACGACTACTGTTCCAAGGTGCAGCCCTCCTTTCGCAAGCCCGAGCTGTGGGTGGCCACGGTGATATATGCCATGGCCCGCCTGGAGTGCGACCACCGAATCAGCCAGCACGAGCTGGCCAGGCAATACGGGGTGGCCCCCTCGAGCATCTCGGCCAATTTCCGGGCCATGTGCCGGGCGCTGGATCTCGTGGCCTTCGACAAGCGCTATTCCACACGCAAGTCGCCCCTCGCCGGGCTGGAAGAAGCTGATCCGCTTCTGGCCCAGATACTCGAGAACCTCAAGCTATAA
- a CDS encoding D-alanyl-D-alanine carboxypeptidase family protein encodes MKTSAVIRYSAFILSLTLFLSGALLLSFPAPAGAVPPSVTADAAVLMDTRTGRIFYDKNGLQRREPASLTKIMTAIIALEYGRLNDVVTVSRNAAAVGTGSVLDLRAGEKITLENLLKAALIMSANDSTVAIAEHVAGSEEDFIRMMNAKALVLGALHTRFANTNGYHDPQHYSCARDLAVITRYALQNPLFNRMVRTRETTVSFCDSNRKETIFNTNRLLREGSYPGIDGVKTGSTPRAGNCLIASATRGDRRFIAVVLHSANRYRDAVTLLEYGFNEVARVTLAAGGEEVARLPVASGLAGTVPVVVAAPVEVDLARDQLSRVQREVKMVPSLTAPVRAGQRVGEVVFRLKDEELARSTLVTARDVPKKGLFARWRKS; translated from the coding sequence ATGAAAACCTCAGCCGTCATCCGGTATTCTGCCTTCATTTTAAGCCTGACATTGTTCCTGTCTGGCGCTTTGCTTTTGTCCTTCCCTGCGCCTGCAGGAGCCGTCCCGCCTTCTGTTACTGCGGATGCTGCCGTGCTCATGGATACGCGCACAGGGCGGATTTTCTACGATAAAAACGGCTTACAAAGGCGTGAGCCGGCCAGCCTGACCAAGATCATGACGGCTATCATTGCCCTGGAGTACGGCCGTTTAAACGACGTGGTAACCGTAAGCCGCAATGCCGCAGCCGTGGGTACGGGTTCCGTGCTGGACCTGCGCGCCGGCGAAAAAATTACCCTGGAAAACCTGCTCAAGGCGGCCCTGATCATGTCGGCCAACGACAGCACCGTAGCCATCGCCGAACATGTGGCCGGCTCGGAAGAGGACTTTATCAGGATGATGAATGCCAAGGCACTGGTCCTGGGGGCCCTGCACACCCGCTTTGCCAACACCAACGGTTACCATGATCCCCAGCATTACAGTTGCGCCCGCGACCTGGCCGTGATTACCCGTTACGCCCTGCAAAACCCCCTTTTTAACCGGATGGTACGTACCCGGGAAACTACCGTCAGCTTCTGCGATTCCAATCGTAAAGAAACCATTTTCAACACCAACCGCCTTTTGCGCGAAGGCAGTTACCCGGGCATTGACGGGGTAAAGACTGGCTCCACCCCCCGGGCCGGTAATTGCCTGATTGCATCGGCCACCAGGGGCGACCGCCGGTTTATTGCGGTGGTGCTCCACAGTGCCAACCGCTACCGGGATGCCGTCACCCTTCTGGAGTATGGTTTTAACGAAGTGGCGCGGGTGACCCTGGCTGCTGGAGGGGAAGAGGTGGCCCGGCTACCCGTTGCCAGCGGCCTGGCCGGTACAGTACCCGTTGTTGTTGCCGCTCCCGTGGAGGTTGACCTGGCCCGCGACCAGCTTTCCCGGGTGCAAAGGGAAGTGAAGATGGTGCCATCTCTTACCGCCCCCGTTCGGGCCGGACAAAGGGTGGGGGAGGTAGTCTTTCGCTTAAAGGATGAGGAACTGGCCCGGTCGACCCTGGTGACTGCCAGGGACGTGCCGAAAAAAGGCCTTTTTGCCCGCTGGCGAAAGTCGTAG
- a CDS encoding DedA family protein has protein sequence MGYLSYLLEIVVEWVVGFISDLGYWGIAIGMAIESANIPLPSEVILPFGGYLVSTGRLDFFWAAMAGTIGGTVGSIISYFIGLWGGRPFLLRYGRYIGISHKHFELAERWFHRYGEATVFFTRLMPVVRTFISLPAGISGMNFPRFVIYTFLGSLPWSFFLTYLGLKMGQHWQDLKYWFHRLDLVVALGLLVLVVYLWRKRKR, from the coding sequence TTGGGTTATCTTTCTTACCTGCTGGAAATTGTTGTTGAATGGGTGGTTGGTTTTATTTCCGACCTGGGGTACTGGGGGATTGCCATTGGCATGGCTATTGAGAGTGCCAATATACCCCTGCCCAGCGAGGTCATTCTCCCCTTTGGCGGCTACCTGGTATCCACAGGCCGGTTGGATTTCTTCTGGGCGGCAATGGCCGGTACCATTGGCGGTACCGTGGGGTCGATCATTTCTTATTTTATCGGTCTGTGGGGTGGACGCCCTTTTTTACTGCGTTACGGGCGCTACATCGGGATTTCCCACAAACACTTCGAACTGGCAGAAAGATGGTTTCATCGCTATGGTGAGGCAACGGTATTCTTCACCCGGCTGATGCCTGTTGTGCGTACCTTTATTTCCCTGCCGGCAGGAATCTCCGGCATGAACTTTCCCCGTTTTGTCATTTACACCTTTTTAGGTTCCTTGCCCTGGTCCTTTTTTCTCACCTACCTGGGTTTAAAAATGGGCCAGCACTGGCAGGATCTGAAATACTGGTTTCACCGCCTGGACCTGGTGGTGGCCCTTGGGCTGCTTGTGCTTGTGGTCTACCTGTGGCGCAAAAGGAAAAGATAA